In Acidiphilium acidophilum, one genomic interval encodes:
- a CDS encoding MFS transporter produces the protein MSGQHAADIAARLDRLPPSRTVWTIIVLISLGGVFEFYDLFFTGYVAPGMVGSGLFKPASLGIFASLTALKVAGFGTFVFATFAGLWLGALVFSQVADRFGRRIVFTGALIWYMICTAIMAFQTSGFALDIWRFIAGIGIGVELVTIDTFISEMIPRSERGRAFSVNQFITFLVVPVIAFLAFVLKGTRPFGLDYWRVVILIGSVGALIVFVLQRGIPESPRWLARHGRIAEADAIVTDLERKVSRELGRALPPPQPAAPEESGAGSFFEIFSPPYLKRTIILSIFNMAQVIGFYGFAAWVPTLLIHRGIHVTASLEYAFIIAIANPFGPLLGTLFADKLERKTQIIGGLVVMGIVIVLFARSNAPAVLIALGVLFTLASNIMSFAYHGYQPELYPTRIRARAVGFVYSWSRIAAAFAGLAIGILLADYGVPGVAVFIAIAMLVGIIMISLGPSTKGLALEQINH, from the coding sequence ATGTCGGGTCAGCACGCCGCAGATATCGCCGCACGGCTCGATCGCCTGCCGCCGTCGCGGACGGTGTGGACCATTATCGTTCTGATCTCGCTGGGCGGGGTGTTCGAGTTCTATGACCTGTTCTTTACCGGCTATGTGGCACCCGGCATGGTCGGGTCGGGCCTGTTCAAACCGGCATCGCTCGGGATTTTCGCTTCGCTGACGGCATTGAAAGTGGCGGGGTTCGGCACCTTCGTGTTCGCGACCTTCGCCGGGCTTTGGCTCGGGGCGCTGGTGTTCAGCCAGGTCGCCGACCGGTTCGGCCGGCGGATCGTATTCACCGGGGCGCTGATCTGGTACATGATCTGCACCGCGATCATGGCGTTCCAGACCAGCGGGTTTGCGCTGGATATCTGGCGCTTCATCGCCGGCATCGGCATCGGAGTCGAGCTGGTGACCATTGATACCTTCATTTCCGAAATGATTCCGCGCTCCGAGCGGGGACGGGCATTTTCGGTCAATCAGTTCATCACCTTTCTGGTCGTGCCGGTCATTGCGTTTCTTGCGTTCGTGCTGAAGGGAACCAGGCCGTTCGGGCTCGATTACTGGCGGGTGGTCATTCTGATCGGCTCGGTCGGTGCGCTGATCGTGTTCGTGCTACAGCGCGGCATTCCCGAAAGTCCGCGCTGGCTCGCCCGGCATGGACGGATCGCCGAGGCCGATGCCATCGTGACCGACCTCGAACGTAAGGTCAGCCGCGAACTCGGGCGCGCCTTGCCGCCGCCGCAGCCCGCAGCGCCGGAGGAAAGTGGCGCCGGGTCGTTTTTCGAGATCTTCAGCCCACCTTATTTGAAGCGGACGATCATTCTCTCCATCTTTAATATGGCGCAGGTGATCGGGTTTTATGGGTTCGCTGCCTGGGTGCCGACGCTGCTGATACATCGCGGCATCCATGTCACCGCGAGTCTCGAATATGCGTTCATCATTGCGATCGCCAACCCGTTCGGCCCGCTGCTCGGCACGCTGTTCGCGGACAAACTCGAACGCAAAACCCAGATCATCGGCGGGCTCGTGGTGATGGGGATCGTGATCGTGCTGTTCGCCCGGAGCAATGCGCCCGCCGTGTTGATCGCGCTCGGTGTGCTGTTCACCCTCGCCTCGAACATCATGTCGTTCGCGTATCATGGATATCAGCCCGAATTGTACCCGACGCGGATCCGGGCGCGCGCGGTCGGGTTCGTTTATTCGTGGTCACGCATCGCTGCGGCTTTCGCGGGGCTTGCGATCGGTATTCTGCTTGCCGATTACGGGGTGCCGGGTGTGGCCGTGTTCATCGCGATCGCCATGCTGGTGGGGATCATCATGATCAGCCTGGGACCATCGACCAAGGGTCTGGCGCTCGAACAGATCAACCACTGA
- the hslV gene encoding ATP-dependent protease subunit HslV: MENPHDPVGWHGTTILCVRANGAVAMAGDGQVSLGNTVVKGNARKVRRIGNGAVLAGFAGATADAFTLLERLEAKLERFPNQLERACVELAKDWRTDRYLRRLEAMMAVADGIHSYTLTGNGDVLEPEDGIIAIGSGGNFALAAARALLTVDGLTAEDIARRAMKIAGDICIYTNHNLIVETL, from the coding sequence ATGGAAAACCCGCACGATCCGGTCGGCTGGCACGGCACGACCATCCTCTGCGTCCGCGCGAACGGCGCGGTCGCCATGGCCGGCGACGGTCAGGTCAGCCTCGGCAACACCGTGGTCAAAGGCAATGCCCGCAAGGTCCGCCGCATCGGCAACGGTGCCGTCCTCGCCGGTTTTGCCGGCGCCACCGCCGATGCCTTTACCTTGCTCGAACGCCTCGAAGCCAAGCTCGAACGCTTCCCCAACCAGCTCGAGCGCGCCTGCGTCGAACTGGCCAAGGATTGGCGGACCGACCGCTACCTCCGCCGCCTCGAAGCCATGATGGCGGTGGCGGATGGCATCCATTCCTACACCCTCACCGGCAACGGCGACGTGCTCGAACCCGAAGACGGCATCATCGCCATCGGCTCCGGTGGCAATTTCGCCCTCGCCGCCGCCCGCGCCCTGCTCACCGTCGATGGTCTCACCGCCGAGGACATCGCCCGCCGTGCCATGAAAATCGCCGGCGACATCTGCATCTACACCAACCATAACCTGATTGTGGAAACCCTGTGA
- a CDS encoding DUF2497 domain-containing protein yields MSISNEPINAEPSMDEILSSIRRILKDDEAVPMPTGDRGTTTDSVMMLDPSMMVPEPAPSGPVRHESSELPAPAAISSASTLSSALPPGAAATDVPYDPERGHAGPAATPSPHSTIEGPQPILGAQAAEAAASHIGALVRTVSADRNLAISRGGISVEEIVREEIRPLLKSWLDTHLPGLVERVVRAEIERLVGQPGGL; encoded by the coding sequence ATGAGCATTTCGAACGAGCCGATCAATGCCGAACCATCGATGGATGAAATCCTCTCCTCGATCCGGCGCATTCTCAAGGATGACGAGGCCGTGCCGATGCCAACAGGCGATCGCGGCACCACCACCGACTCCGTGATGATGCTCGATCCGTCGATGATGGTTCCCGAACCGGCGCCCTCCGGCCCGGTGCGGCATGAGAGCAGCGAGTTGCCCGCCCCGGCGGCGATCAGTTCCGCCTCCACGCTCTCAAGCGCCCTGCCGCCGGGCGCTGCGGCAACCGATGTTCCCTACGATCCCGAACGGGGTCACGCGGGTCCGGCCGCAACGCCGAGCCCGCATTCCACCATCGAGGGGCCGCAGCCCATTCTCGGTGCCCAGGCGGCCGAGGCGGCCGCGAGCCATATCGGCGCGCTGGTGCGGACGGTATCGGCCGACCGCAACCTCGCGATCAGCCGGGGTGGGATCAGCGTCGAGGAGATCGTCCGCGAGGAAATCCGCCCGTTGCTGAAATCATGGCTCGACACCCATCTGCCCGGTCTGGTCGAGCGCGTGGTTCGCGCCGAAATCGAGCGTCTCGTGGGACAGCCGGGCGGCCTCTGA
- a CDS encoding GFA family protein, which translates to MERPITGGCLCGSIRFQSTSAPIATRACWCRDCQYLAAGNASINLIFNKNDLTITGTLQSYQSTADSGNTMQRSFCPHCGTPLFSESSGRSGLTVIRAGALDDPGLGRPQSFIWTDRAPTWGLIDQSLRNHPRQSPAIPSPVGQPPPITSS; encoded by the coding sequence ATGGAACGCCCGATAACCGGCGGCTGCCTCTGCGGCAGCATCCGCTTTCAATCAACCTCGGCACCGATCGCAACGCGGGCTTGCTGGTGCCGCGACTGCCAGTATCTCGCCGCCGGCAATGCTTCCATCAACCTGATCTTCAATAAAAATGATCTGACCATCACGGGCACCCTCCAGTCCTATCAAAGCACCGCCGACAGCGGCAACACGATGCAGCGTTCGTTCTGTCCCCACTGCGGCACGCCGCTGTTCAGCGAGTCATCCGGTCGCTCCGGTCTCACGGTTATCCGCGCCGGAGCGCTCGACGATCCCGGTCTCGGGCGTCCGCAAAGTTTTATCTGGACCGATCGCGCCCCGACCTGGGGACTGATCGACCAATCTCTCCGAAACCATCCACGCCAATCGCCCGCAATCCCGTCCCCGGTCGGTCAACCGCCTCCAATCACGTCATCTTGA
- the hslU gene encoding ATP-dependent protease ATPase subunit HslU codes for MDSPTYTPREIVSELDRFIVGQNDAKRAVAIALRNRWRRQQLPEAMREEVVPKNILMIGPTGCGKTEIARRLAKLAQAPFIKVEATKFTEVGYVGRDVESIIRDLVEISITMLRDANRKGVAARAELAAEDRLLTALVGEGASADTRNRFRTMLRDGQLEDKEIDIEVAENPANMIGQLDMPGMPPGGAANIGEMMKSMFGRQQGRKRMSVAAARTALNREEADRLLDTDQLTADARTHAENHGIVFLDEIDKICAKTEGGFRGGDVSREGVQRDLLPLIEGTTVTTKYGPVKTDHILFIASGAFHVAKPSDLLPELQGRLPIRVELAPLSRDDLRRILTEPEHSLLKQYVALMETENVHLDFTDAAIDAIASLAADINDRVENIGARRLATVLERMLEDISFGATDRSGETISVDASLVHDRVAPLAAKGDLSRFIL; via the coding sequence ATCGACAGCCCGACCTACACCCCCCGCGAGATCGTCTCCGAGCTCGACCGCTTCATCGTCGGCCAGAACGATGCCAAACGCGCCGTCGCCATCGCACTGCGCAACCGCTGGCGCCGCCAGCAACTCCCCGAAGCCATGCGCGAGGAAGTCGTCCCGAAAAACATCCTGATGATCGGCCCGACCGGCTGCGGCAAAACCGAAATCGCCCGCCGCCTTGCCAAACTCGCCCAAGCCCCCTTCATCAAGGTCGAAGCCACCAAATTCACCGAAGTCGGCTATGTCGGCCGCGACGTCGAAAGCATCATCCGCGACCTGGTCGAAATCTCGATCACCATGCTGCGCGATGCCAACCGCAAAGGCGTCGCCGCCCGCGCCGAACTCGCCGCCGAGGACCGGCTCCTGACCGCTCTGGTAGGGGAGGGGGCCTCCGCCGATACCCGCAACCGCTTCCGCACCATGCTCCGCGACGGCCAGCTGGAAGACAAGGAAATCGATATCGAGGTCGCCGAAAACCCCGCCAACATGATCGGACAGCTCGATATGCCGGGCATGCCCCCCGGTGGTGCCGCCAACATCGGCGAAATGATGAAATCCATGTTCGGCCGCCAGCAGGGCCGCAAGCGCATGAGCGTCGCCGCCGCCCGCACCGCCCTGAACCGCGAGGAAGCCGATCGCCTGCTCGATACCGACCAACTCACCGCCGACGCCCGCACCCACGCGGAAAATCACGGCATCGTCTTCCTCGACGAAATCGACAAAATCTGCGCCAAAACCGAAGGTGGCTTCCGCGGTGGCGATGTCTCGCGCGAAGGCGTGCAGCGCGACTTGCTCCCCCTCATCGAAGGCACCACGGTCACCACCAAATACGGCCCGGTCAAGACCGACCACATCCTGTTCATCGCCTCGGGCGCCTTCCATGTCGCCAAACCGTCCGACCTCCTGCCCGAACTTCAGGGCCGCCTGCCCATCCGCGTCGAACTCGCGCCGCTCTCGCGCGACGATCTCCGCCGCATCCTCACCGAACCCGAACACTCGCTCCTCAAGCAATACGTCGCGCTGATGGAGACCGAAAACGTCCATCTCGACTTCACCGATGCCGCGATTGACGCCATCGCGAGCCTCGCCGCCGACATCAACGACCGCGTCGAGAACATCGGCGCGCGCCGTCTTGCCACCGTCCTCGAACGCATGCTGGAGGACATCAGCTTCGGTGCCACCGACCGGTCGGGCGAAACCATCAGCGTCGATGCCAGCCTCGTGCACGACCGTGTCGCGCCACTGGCGGCCAAGGGCGATCTCTCCCGCTTCATCCTGTAG
- a CDS encoding TolC family outer membrane protein, producing the protein MTMRRRLKNFCALVPITVLALQPLAWAVPSGAPSGVTGSDPSARPSTLMQALAEAYADNPTLQEQRANLRATDETVPAALAGWRPTIELQGTAGRITGTETEQIASINPLTGLPLVTTDRLPQTRNEEIGQLTVTEKLFAGGATVAKTHEAKNNVYAARAQLISTEQTVFTKVVNAYVTVITDRQLLALDINNRRVLSQQLRAVNDQFNVGEITETSVAQAKASLAGAQEQVEVAQGNLNIANETFKQLVGSYPAAQLVPPQPLALPIKGKADLVRQAMINNPDVVSALFTQGADRDAVDVAIAALAPQLSVSASAFKENNPLGPNSSSNGGQVLANLTVPLYQGGSEYAAIRQARDKVQYADSAVIDARRTAVQSATQAWEGLIASKAAVRSTREQIKSDAIALDGTERQEIVGTRDTLDVLNAQQLLFNAQTTQIQNIANVVNESYSIAAAIGRLTATDLALPVTHYDDLKYYDQVKDALFGNGNAAYEAAGIAPDGTLLNEPTPAAAR; encoded by the coding sequence ATGACCATGCGCCGCCGACTGAAAAATTTCTGCGCCCTCGTGCCGATCACCGTTCTGGCGCTCCAGCCCCTGGCATGGGCCGTGCCGTCGGGCGCGCCATCCGGCGTGACGGGCAGCGATCCATCGGCCCGCCCATCGACGCTGATGCAGGCATTGGCGGAAGCCTACGCCGATAACCCGACTTTGCAGGAGCAGCGTGCCAATCTGCGCGCAACCGATGAAACCGTCCCCGCCGCGCTCGCCGGCTGGCGGCCGACCATCGAGTTGCAAGGCACCGCCGGGCGGATCACCGGCACCGAGACCGAACAGATCGCCAGCATCAACCCGCTCACCGGCCTGCCGCTCGTCACCACCGATCGGTTGCCCCAGACCCGCAACGAGGAAATCGGCCAGCTTACGGTGACTGAAAAGCTGTTCGCGGGGGGGGCCACCGTCGCCAAGACCCATGAGGCGAAAAACAACGTTTACGCCGCACGCGCCCAGTTGATTTCGACCGAGCAAACCGTGTTCACCAAGGTGGTCAACGCCTATGTCACGGTCATCACCGACCGGCAGTTGCTGGCGTTGGACATCAACAATCGCCGCGTGCTCAGCCAGCAGCTGCGCGCGGTGAACGACCAGTTCAATGTCGGTGAAATCACCGAAACCTCCGTCGCCCAGGCCAAGGCCTCGCTAGCCGGGGCGCAGGAACAGGTCGAAGTGGCGCAGGGCAACCTCAACATCGCCAACGAAACCTTCAAGCAACTAGTCGGTTCCTACCCGGCTGCCCAGCTCGTGCCGCCGCAGCCGCTTGCCCTGCCCATCAAGGGCAAGGCCGATCTGGTCCGCCAGGCGATGATCAATAACCCCGACGTGGTATCGGCCCTGTTCACCCAGGGCGCGGACCGCGATGCCGTGGACGTCGCCATCGCCGCCCTCGCACCACAGCTTTCGGTTTCAGCCTCCGCCTTCAAAGAGAACAATCCCCTCGGTCCGAACAGCTCGTCCAACGGTGGGCAGGTGCTCGCGAACCTCACCGTGCCGCTCTATCAGGGCGGCTCGGAATACGCCGCCATCCGTCAGGCGCGCGACAAGGTCCAGTACGCCGATTCCGCCGTGATCGATGCAAGGCGTACCGCCGTGCAATCGGCAACCCAGGCATGGGAGGGCCTGATCGCCTCGAAGGCCGCGGTCCGCAGCACGCGCGAGCAGATCAAGTCCGACGCGATCGCGCTCGACGGCACGGAACGCCAGGAAATCGTCGGCACCCGTGACACGCTCGACGTTTTGAACGCCCAGCAATTGCTGTTCAACGCTCAGACCACCCAGATCCAGAATATCGCCAACGTCGTCAATGAATCCTACTCCATCGCGGCGGCGATCGGGCGTCTGACCGCGACCGATCTGGCCCTGCCGGTGACGCATTATGACGATCTGAAATACTACGATCAGGTCAAGGACGCGCTGTTCGGCAACGGAAATGCGGCGTATGAGGCGGCAGGTATCGCCCCTGACGGCACGCTGCTGAACGAGCCCACGCCGGCGGCGGCACGATAA
- a CDS encoding glutathione S-transferase family protein: protein MSDLVLWGFDGSTYVRTVKMVLAEKGVTDFTQHQINVLEGEPQKPEHLARHPFGKVPVLDHDGLRLLETSAITRYLNDVLPGRSLIPATPKDRARMDMVIGLIDSYGYGALLGGVAAYHLFPDFVGGKNETARRAGIEAGRKVLTLAMQTRGHDAFIAGDLSLADLYLAPIAAYVSMTPDKDVLFDVPGLHDWWTKIQALPSFKSTQPG from the coding sequence ATGTCCGACCTCGTCCTCTGGGGCTTCGACGGCTCCACCTACGTCCGCACCGTCAAAATGGTCCTCGCCGAAAAAGGCGTCACCGACTTCACCCAACATCAGATCAACGTGCTCGAAGGCGAACCGCAGAAGCCCGAACACCTCGCCCGCCACCCGTTCGGCAAGGTCCCGGTGCTTGATCATGATGGCCTGCGCCTGCTCGAGACCAGCGCGATCACCCGCTACTTGAACGATGTCCTCCCCGGCCGCTCTCTCATTCCGGCCACCCCGAAAGATCGCGCGCGGATGGACATGGTCATCGGCCTGATCGACTCCTACGGCTATGGTGCGCTGCTCGGCGGCGTCGCTGCCTATCACCTCTTCCCCGATTTCGTCGGCGGCAAAAACGAGACCGCCCGTCGCGCCGGAATCGAAGCGGGCCGCAAGGTGCTCACCCTCGCCATGCAGACCAGGGGCCACGACGCTTTCATCGCCGGCGACCTCAGCCTGGCCGACCTCTACCTCGCCCCGATTGCCGCCTACGTTTCCATGACCCCTGACAAGGACGTCCTCTTCGACGTCCCCGGCTTGCACGACTGGTGGACCAAAATCCAGGCGCTGCCGAGCTTCAAATCCACTCAACCCGGCTGA
- a CDS encoding FAD-dependent oxidoreductase codes for MNIINPPKRLSRLRPLAFAGLVLVTVGIAVALQRHSLTPAGLRHHFAALHDLVTHHRLTGFAAFFGIYILATALSFPGALILTLAAGALFGVVAGSVLVSFAATIGASLAFLIARFLLRDFALARFPGAFARIDHGIARDGALYLISLRLVPVIPFVAINLLAGLTRLSLGRFYLASQIGMLPATIIYVNAGATLATLGAHHTVLTARLILGLLLLAALPLAAPLVRNALTRRRRQAGFSRPRRFDRNLVVIGGGAAGLVTAYVAAALRARVTLIESALMGGDCLNTGCVPSKALLHAARLGMDFPAARAAVRAAIAGVAPHDSVARYTALGVDVRHGHARIVSPWSVAIGEDIITTRAIVIAAGAEPVIPSIPGLAHCPSATSETLWDLETLPARLLILGGGPIGCEMAQAFARLGSDVTLVENAACLLPREDDDVSTAIATALRRDGVTILTGHRAVAVLAEHGGFALRTDFQDDIVDIGFDRILLAIGRKPRLSGYGLEDLGIAPGPGRTIETDAWLQTLQPTIFACGDVAGPYQLTHIAGFQGGFAALNALFSPFWRFKPSYRAVPAVTYTSPEIARVGLNEREALARGIACEITRYEFTELDRAIAEADTEGFVTVLTRPGSDRILGATIVGTHAGEILTGFTIAIQHDLGLKKLLGTIYPYPTRSEAIRAVAGLWRQKHASPRGLALLHRFHKWRRR; via the coding sequence ATGAACATCATCAACCCGCCGAAACGATTATCCCGGCTCCGACCGCTCGCCTTCGCCGGGCTCGTCCTCGTCACCGTCGGGATCGCCGTGGCCCTCCAGCGTCATTCACTGACCCCCGCAGGTCTCCGCCACCATTTCGCAGCACTGCATGATCTGGTGACCCATCACCGCCTCACCGGCTTCGCCGCGTTTTTCGGCATCTATATCCTCGCCACCGCCCTGTCGTTTCCCGGCGCGCTGATCCTGACGCTCGCTGCCGGTGCGCTGTTCGGCGTGGTCGCGGGCAGCGTGCTCGTCTCCTTTGCGGCCACGATCGGTGCAAGCCTCGCCTTCCTGATCGCCCGGTTCCTGCTGCGCGATTTCGCACTGGCCCGGTTTCCCGGCGCCTTCGCCCGAATTGATCACGGGATCGCGCGTGACGGCGCGTTGTATCTGATCTCCCTCCGGCTGGTCCCCGTTATCCCGTTCGTCGCGATCAACCTGCTCGCCGGGCTGACCCGGCTCTCCCTCGGCCGCTTCTATCTTGCGAGCCAGATCGGCATGCTCCCGGCCACCATCATCTATGTCAACGCCGGCGCCACCCTCGCCACACTGGGCGCCCACCACACCGTACTCACCGCGCGCCTGATCCTCGGCCTGCTGCTCCTCGCCGCCCTGCCACTCGCCGCTCCGCTCGTGCGCAATGCGTTGACACGACGCCGCCGTCAGGCCGGTTTTTCCCGCCCCCGCCGCTTCGATCGCAATCTGGTGGTGATCGGCGGGGGCGCTGCCGGGTTGGTCACCGCCTATGTCGCCGCCGCCCTGCGCGCCCGTGTCACCCTGATCGAATCGGCACTCATGGGCGGTGATTGCCTCAATACCGGTTGCGTGCCTTCCAAAGCCCTGCTCCATGCGGCCCGCCTCGGAATGGATTTCCCCGCCGCGCGCGCCGCAGTCCGCGCCGCCATCGCCGGTGTCGCCCCCCATGATTCGGTGGCGCGCTATACGGCACTCGGCGTCGATGTCCGGCACGGGCACGCCCGAATCGTCTCGCCATGGTCGGTCGCGATCGGTGAGGACATCATCACCACCCGCGCCATCGTCATCGCCGCCGGCGCCGAACCGGTCATCCCCTCGATCCCGGGCCTCGCCCATTGCCCTTCGGCAACCTCGGAAACCCTCTGGGACCTCGAAACTCTGCCCGCCCGCCTGCTCATCCTCGGCGGCGGCCCGATCGGATGCGAAATGGCGCAGGCCTTCGCCCGTCTGGGCAGTGACGTCACTCTGGTCGAAAACGCTGCTTGCCTGCTCCCGCGCGAGGACGACGATGTTTCCACCGCCATCGCCACCGCCCTGCGGCGTGACGGCGTCACCATCCTGACCGGACATCGCGCCGTGGCCGTCCTTGCCGAACATGGCGGCTTCGCCCTGCGCACCGATTTTCAGGATGACATCGTCGATATCGGGTTCGACCGCATTCTTCTCGCAATCGGGCGCAAGCCGCGCCTTTCCGGCTACGGGCTGGAAGACCTCGGCATCGCTCCGGGCCCGGGCCGCACGATCGAAACCGATGCCTGGCTGCAAACCCTCCAGCCCACCATCTTTGCCTGCGGCGATGTCGCCGGCCCGTATCAACTGACCCATATCGCCGGATTTCAGGGTGGATTCGCTGCCCTGAACGCCCTGTTCAGCCCGTTCTGGCGGTTCAAACCCTCGTATCGCGCGGTCCCCGCAGTCACCTACACCAGCCCGGAGATCGCACGGGTCGGCCTCAACGAACGCGAAGCCCTAGCGCGCGGCATTGCCTGCGAGATCACCCGCTACGAATTCACCGAACTCGATCGCGCGATCGCGGAAGCCGACACCGAAGGGTTCGTCACCGTCCTGACCCGCCCGGGATCGGACCGGATTCTCGGGGCCACCATCGTCGGCACCCATGCCGGCGAAATTCTGACCGGCTTCACCATCGCGATCCAGCATGATCTCGGCCTCAAAAAACTGCTCGGCACGATCTACCCCTACCCGACCCGCAGCGAGGCGATCCGCGCCGTCGCCGGCCTCTGGCGCCAGAAACATGCCTCCCCGCGCGGCCTCGCTTTGCTCCATCGCTTCCATAAGTGGCGCCGCCGATGA
- a CDS encoding phosphate-starvation-inducible PsiE family protein, translating to MREGFETRVYHYFEIIVVQVLTLLMAVVVTAALLHLIANILHDIFYTSFDPTNPAIFQSVFGAIFTVVIALEFKRSILVTSERAEGLVRVRVVILIGMLAIVRKLIILDLGKGQSETLFALSAAFLSLGVVYWLVRDQDRRDQAEGLE from the coding sequence ATGCGTGAGGGGTTCGAGACCAGGGTCTATCATTATTTCGAGATCATCGTGGTGCAGGTGCTGACGCTGCTGATGGCGGTGGTGGTGACGGCGGCGCTGCTGCACCTGATCGCGAATATTCTGCATGATATTTTTTATACCAGTTTCGATCCGACCAATCCGGCGATTTTCCAGTCCGTGTTCGGGGCGATTTTCACGGTGGTGATCGCGCTGGAGTTCAAACGGTCGATTCTGGTGACCAGCGAGCGGGCCGAGGGGTTGGTGCGGGTGCGGGTGGTGATATTGATCGGGATGCTGGCGATCGTGCGCAAGCTGATCATTCTGGACCTGGGCAAGGGGCAGTCCGAGACGTTGTTTGCGCTGTCGGCGGCGTTTCTGTCGCTGGGAGTGGTGTATTGGCTGGTGCGGGATCAGGACCGGCGGGATCAGGCCGAGGGGTTGGAGTGA
- a CDS encoding chloride channel protein, which yields MAATKRNVIFVLAAVITGLISIVFGLGVIRASAFFATLTTGREWLPFLLCPAGLALIVFLTRSVFPGAQGSGIPQAMAGLQMQDPADVDSVLSLRIAAGKFLLTLLGFAVGASIGKEGPTVQIGCATMNICGRLGLERSHALQRLLILAGGAAGITCAFNAPIAGIIFAIEEMARSFDDRQVRSIILAAFASGITLFLVLGYQPYFGFSRATLALGSIWLLVPVCAVVGGLAGGLFAQILIMPARFMPASVNRLARSRPVVFAALCGLILAAIGFASHGQVYDASYGEAREALTRGVLPPLEFAPLKFLATLVSYLSGIPGGIFAPSLAVGVGVGTAFAHLIPNLPVAAFAMIGMAGYFAGVVQSPLTATAIVIEMTSNPAMTVPVGVAAILGTMASRVVCKEPVYHAMAQQFLRVVEHKPVAAPNTAGLPPE from the coding sequence ATGGCCGCCACCAAACGCAACGTGATCTTCGTACTCGCGGCGGTGATCACCGGCCTGATCTCGATCGTCTTCGGCCTCGGCGTGATCCGCGCCAGTGCCTTTTTCGCCACGCTCACGACCGGCCGGGAGTGGCTGCCCTTCCTGCTCTGTCCCGCCGGTCTGGCCCTGATCGTTTTCCTCACCCGCAGCGTCTTTCCGGGCGCCCAGGGCTCGGGGATTCCGCAGGCAATGGCGGGCCTGCAGATGCAGGACCCCGCCGATGTCGATTCGGTGCTCTCCCTCCGCATCGCAGCCGGCAAGTTCCTGCTGACCCTGCTGGGCTTCGCGGTCGGCGCCTCGATCGGCAAGGAAGGCCCGACGGTGCAGATCGGCTGCGCCACTATGAACATCTGCGGCCGCCTCGGGCTGGAGCGCAGCCACGCGCTCCAGCGATTGCTTATCCTAGCCGGTGGCGCCGCCGGCATCACCTGCGCCTTCAACGCCCCGATCGCCGGGATCATCTTCGCGATCGAGGAAATGGCCCGCAGCTTCGATGATCGTCAGGTCCGTTCGATCATCCTCGCCGCCTTCGCCAGCGGTATCACCCTGTTTCTCGTGCTCGGCTACCAGCCCTATTTCGGCTTCTCGCGCGCCACCCTTGCGCTCGGCTCGATCTGGCTGCTGGTCCCGGTCTGCGCCGTCGTCGGCGGCCTTGCCGGCGGCCTGTTCGCCCAGATCCTCATCATGCCGGCCCGCTTCATGCCGGCATCCGTCAACCGCCTCGCACGGAGCCGCCCCGTCGTTTTCGCGGCACTCTGCGGCCTCATTCTCGCGGCGATCGGCTTCGCCTCGCATGGTCAGGTCTATGATGCGAGCTACGGCGAAGCCCGCGAGGCTCTGACCCGCGGCGTGCTGCCGCCGCTGGAATTCGCCCCGCTGAAATTCCTCGCAACCCTGGTCTCCTATCTGTCGGGGATTCCCGGCGGCATCTTCGCCCCTTCTCTCGCCGTCGGCGTCGGCGTCGGCACGGCGTTTGCCCACCTGATCCCCAACCTGCCGGTGGCCGCCTTCGCCATGATCGGCATGGCCGGATATTTCGCCGGTGTCGTCCAGTCCCCGCTCACCGCCACCGCCATCGTGATCGAAATGACCAGCAACCCCGCCATGACCGTCCCGGTCGGTGTCGCCGCGATCCTCGGCACCATGGCATCGCGGGTGGTGTGCAAGGAACCAGTCTATCACGCCATGGCGCAGCAATTCCTCCGCGTCGTCGAGCACAAGCCGGTGGCGGCACCGAACACCGCCGGATTGCCTCCCGAATAA